In one window of Streptomyces sp. FXJ1.172 DNA:
- a CDS encoding P-II family nitrogen regulator has product MKLITAVVKPHRLDEIKEALQAFGVHGLTVTEASGYGRQRGHTEVYRGAEYTVDLVPKIRIEVLAEDDDAEQLVEVIVKAARTGKIGDGKVWSLPVDTAVRVRTGERGPDAL; this is encoded by the coding sequence ATGAAGCTCATCACCGCCGTCGTCAAGCCCCACCGGCTGGACGAGATCAAGGAGGCGCTTCAGGCGTTCGGCGTCCACGGGCTGACGGTCACCGAGGCCAGCGGTTACGGTCGGCAGCGGGGCCACACCGAGGTCTACCGCGGTGCCGAGTACACCGTCGACCTGGTCCCGAAGATCCGTATCGAGGTGCTGGCCGAGGACGACGACGCCGAGCAGCTGGTCGAGGTCATCGTGAAGGCGGCCCGCACCGGCAAGATCGGTGACGGCAAGGTCTGGTCCCTGCCGGTCGACACGGCCGTACGGGTCCGTACCGGCGAGCGCGGCCCCGACGCGCTCTGA
- a CDS encoding ammonium transporter, whose product MAPAITLAAEAPKLSSANTGFMLIASALVLIMTPGLAFFYGGMVRVKSTLNMLMMSFIAMGIITILWTLYGFSLAFGTHNGLIGWNSNWFGLSHIGLTELWPGYTIPIFVFMVFQMMFAIITPALISGALADRVKFSAWCLFIALWATIVYVPVAHWVWGADGWAFKLGVIDFAGGTAVHINAGAAALGVILVIGKRVGFKKDPMRPHSLPLVMLGAGLLWFGWFGFNAGSWLGNDDGVGALMFVNTQVATGAAMLAWLAYEKIRHGAFTTLGAASGAVAGLVAITPSGGAVSPLGAIAVGAIAGVACAAAVGLKFKFGYDDSLDVVGVHMVGGIIGSLLIGFFATGKGQSTATGVFYGDHSFTQLWKQCAGVGAVLAYSLVVSAVLAFLLDKTIGMRVTEDEEIAGIDQAEHAESAYDFSGTGGGVIGSAAHAPALAAAQTKKVDA is encoded by the coding sequence ATGGCTCCAGCCATCACGCTTGCCGCGGAGGCACCCAAGCTGTCGTCCGCGAACACAGGCTTCATGCTCATTGCTTCCGCCCTGGTGCTGATCATGACCCCGGGCCTCGCCTTCTTCTACGGAGGCATGGTCCGGGTCAAGAGCACCCTCAACATGCTGATGATGAGCTTCATCGCCATGGGCATCATCACCATCCTCTGGACGCTCTACGGCTTCTCCCTCGCCTTCGGCACGCACAACGGCCTGATCGGCTGGAACTCGAACTGGTTCGGGCTCAGCCACATCGGCCTGACCGAGCTCTGGCCCGGATACACCATCCCGATCTTCGTCTTCATGGTGTTCCAGATGATGTTCGCCATCATCACCCCGGCCCTGATAAGCGGCGCCCTCGCCGACCGCGTGAAGTTCTCGGCCTGGTGCCTGTTCATCGCCCTGTGGGCCACGATCGTCTACGTCCCGGTCGCCCACTGGGTCTGGGGCGCCGACGGCTGGGCGTTCAAGCTCGGCGTGATCGACTTCGCGGGCGGTACGGCGGTCCACATCAACGCCGGTGCGGCGGCCCTCGGCGTCATCCTCGTCATCGGCAAGCGCGTCGGCTTCAAGAAGGACCCGATGCGCCCGCACAGCCTTCCGCTGGTCATGCTCGGCGCGGGTCTGCTGTGGTTCGGCTGGTTCGGCTTCAACGCGGGCTCCTGGCTCGGCAACGACGACGGCGTCGGCGCGCTGATGTTCGTCAACACGCAGGTCGCGACGGGTGCCGCCATGCTGGCCTGGCTCGCCTACGAGAAGATCCGGCACGGCGCGTTCACCACGCTCGGTGCCGCCTCCGGCGCGGTCGCCGGTCTGGTCGCGATCACCCCGTCCGGCGGCGCGGTCTCCCCGCTCGGCGCGATCGCCGTCGGTGCCATCGCCGGTGTCGCCTGCGCCGCGGCCGTCGGCCTGAAGTTCAAGTTCGGCTACGACGACTCCCTCGACGTCGTCGGCGTCCACATGGTCGGCGGCATCATCGGCTCCCTGCTGATCGGCTTCTTCGCCACCGGCAAGGGCCAGTCCACCGCCACCGGTGTCTTCTACGGCGACCACTCCTTCACCCAGCTGTGGAAGCAGTGCGCCGGTGTCGGCGCGGTCCTCGCCTACTCCCTGGTCGTCTCCGCGGTCCTCGCCTTCCTGCTCGACAAGACGATCGGCATGCGGGTCACCGAGGACGAGGAGATCGCCGGCATCGACCAGGCCGAGCACGCCGAGAGCGCCTACGACTTCAGCGGCACCGGCGGCGGTGTCATCGGCTCCGCCGCCCACGCCCCGGCCCTGGCCGCCGCACAGACCAAGAAGGTGGACGCATGA
- the nsdA gene encoding transcriptional repressor NsdA, with product MSGNGGSGTNADKRPNELLGSWFVRSGWSKGELARQVNRRARQLGANHISTDTSRVRRWLDGENPREPIPRILSELFSERFGCVVSIEDLGLRAARQSPSATGVDLPWTGPQTVALLGEFSRSDLMLARRGFLGTSLALSAGPSLIEPMQRWLVPSPASPVPPEPEPFLDPRRPGRLSKPELDLLESTTRMFRQWDAQCGGGLRRKAVVGQLHEVTDLLQEPQPEATTRILFKVAAELAELAGWMSYDVGLQPTAQKYFVLALHAAKEAGDKPLGSYVLSSMSRQMIHLGRPDDALELIHLAQYGSRDCASPRTQSMLYAMEARAYANMGQPGKTKRAVRMAEDAFAEADEWDEPDPDWIRFFSEAELYGENSHSFRDLAYVAGRSPTYASLAEPLMQRAVELFAMDAEHQRSYALNLIGKATVHLLQREPELGTAYASQAMEIAKKVRSERVNTRIRKTVDTAARDYGDLASVVDLTDQLAVDLPETAEAV from the coding sequence GTGAGCGGCAACGGCGGTAGCGGGACGAACGCTGACAAGCGCCCCAACGAGCTGCTCGGTTCGTGGTTCGTGCGCAGTGGCTGGTCCAAGGGCGAGCTGGCCCGCCAGGTGAACCGCCGGGCACGCCAGTTGGGTGCCAACCACATCTCCACCGACACCTCGCGCGTACGGCGCTGGCTGGACGGCGAGAATCCCCGCGAGCCGATCCCGCGCATCCTCTCGGAGCTGTTCTCCGAACGCTTCGGCTGTGTGGTCTCCATCGAGGACCTGGGCCTGCGCGCCGCCCGCCAGTCACCCTCCGCGACCGGCGTCGACCTGCCCTGGACCGGCCCGCAGACGGTCGCCCTGCTCGGCGAGTTCTCGCGCAGCGACCTGATGCTCGCCCGGCGCGGCTTCCTCGGCACCTCCCTCGCGCTGTCCGCCGGCCCGTCCCTCATCGAGCCCATGCAGCGCTGGCTCGTGCCGAGCCCGGCCTCCCCTGTCCCGCCCGAGCCCGAGCCCTTCCTCGACCCGCGCCGCCCCGGCCGCCTGTCCAAGCCCGAGCTGGACCTGCTGGAATCCACCACCCGGATGTTCCGCCAGTGGGACGCCCAGTGCGGCGGCGGCCTGCGCCGCAAGGCGGTCGTCGGCCAGCTGCACGAGGTCACCGACCTGCTCCAGGAACCCCAGCCCGAGGCCACCACCCGCATCCTGTTCAAGGTCGCCGCCGAGCTGGCGGAGCTGGCGGGCTGGATGTCGTACGACGTCGGCCTGCAGCCCACCGCGCAGAAGTACTTCGTCCTCGCCCTGCACGCGGCCAAGGAGGCCGGTGACAAGCCGCTCGGCTCCTACGTCCTGTCCAGCATGAGCCGCCAGATGATCCACCTCGGCCGGCCCGACGACGCCCTGGAGCTGATCCACCTCGCCCAGTACGGCAGCCGCGACTGCGCGAGCCCGCGCACCCAGTCCATGCTGTATGCGATGGAGGCCCGCGCGTACGCCAACATGGGCCAGCCCGGCAAGACCAAGCGCGCGGTCCGCATGGCCGAGGACGCCTTCGCCGAGGCCGACGAGTGGGACGAGCCGGACCCCGACTGGATCCGCTTCTTCTCCGAGGCCGAGCTGTACGGCGAGAACTCCCACTCCTTCCGCGATCTCGCCTATGTCGCCGGCCGCAGCCCCACCTACGCCTCCCTCGCCGAGCCGCTCATGCAGCGGGCCGTGGAGCTGTTCGCCATGGACGCCGAGCACCAGCGGTCGTATGCGCTCAACCTGATCGGCAAGGCCACCGTGCACCTGCTCCAGCGCGAGCCCGAGCTGGGCACGGCCTACGCCTCCCAGGCCATGGAGATCGCCAAGAAGGTCCGCTCCGAGCGGGTGAACACGCGTATCCGAAAGACGGTCGACACGGCCGCACGGGACTACGGCGACCTCGCCAGCGTCGTCGACCTCACCGACCAGCTCGCCGTGGACCTCCCGGAGACCGCCGAGGCCGTCTGA
- a CDS encoding bifunctional DNA primase/polymerase, with amino-acid sequence MGFTIGGIREIRSGTRRRGRSSECTAVAEFTGLWGWDVVPGARAAAGACSCGRAECPAPGAHPLEFAPQVPAGATLDEVSKAWSEFPGAAVMLPVGRAFDVIDVSEAAGRRALARLERMGLPLGPVTATPEGRAHFFVAPGAAAELPRLLYRTGWDDPTALDLQGLGPGTYITAPPSDRGGLGPVRWLRPPALDSATAPPAARLLLGTLAYVAHRSRA; translated from the coding sequence ATGGGCTTCACGATCGGCGGCATTCGCGAGATCCGCTCCGGCACGCGTCGGCGCGGCCGTTCCTCGGAGTGCACCGCCGTCGCCGAGTTCACCGGGCTGTGGGGCTGGGACGTGGTGCCGGGCGCGCGGGCCGCGGCGGGCGCCTGCTCGTGCGGGCGCGCCGAGTGCCCGGCGCCGGGCGCCCACCCGCTGGAGTTCGCGCCCCAGGTGCCGGCCGGGGCCACGCTGGACGAGGTGAGCAAGGCCTGGTCCGAGTTCCCGGGGGCCGCCGTGATGCTGCCGGTGGGCCGGGCGTTCGACGTCATCGACGTCTCCGAGGCGGCCGGCCGGCGCGCCCTGGCCCGCCTCGAGCGCATGGGCCTGCCCCTCGGTCCGGTCACCGCGACCCCGGAGGGCCGCGCCCACTTCTTCGTAGCGCCCGGCGCCGCGGCCGAACTGCCCCGGCTGCTCTACCGCACGGGCTGGGACGACCCCACCGCGCTGGACCTGCAGGGCCTCGGCCCCGGTACGTACATCACGGCCCCGCCCTCCGACCGGGGCGGCCTGGGCCCGGTGCGCTGGCTGCGCCCGCCGGCGCTGGACTCGGCGACGGCACCTCCGGCGGCCCGGCTGCTGCTGGGCACACTGGCGTACGTGGCCCACCGCTCGCGGGCCTAG
- the ftsY gene encoding signal recognition particle-docking protein FtsY has protein sequence METVILAVVIAVVVLGALGGLIVGSRRRKPLPPPPPKTPDITAPPAEPHVGDEAETPRDEPRRTIEEVDLPGGPAPVAVEEPPAVEEAPGIEIPEPTAGRLVRLRTRLSRSQNALGKGLLTLLSREHLDEETWEEIEDTLLTADVGVQPTQELVEGLRERVKVLGTRTPEELRGLLREELLKLVGTDVDRTVRTEPEDRKPGIVMVVGVNGTGKTTTTGKLARVLVADGRTVVLGAADTFRAAAADQLQTWGERVGAHTVRGPEAGDPASVAFDAVKEGKEMGVDVVLIDTAGRLHTKTGLMDELGKVKRVVEKHAPLDEVLLVLDATTGQNGLVQARVFAEVVDITGIVLTKLDGTAKGGIVVAVQRELGVPVKLVGLGEGADDLAPFEPEAFVDALIGE, from the coding sequence ATGGAAACCGTCATCCTTGCTGTAGTCATCGCCGTGGTCGTGCTCGGCGCGCTCGGCGGGCTGATCGTGGGCAGCCGGCGCCGGAAGCCGCTGCCTCCGCCGCCCCCGAAGACGCCCGACATCACCGCGCCCCCGGCCGAGCCGCACGTCGGCGACGAGGCCGAGACGCCGCGCGACGAACCGCGCCGGACGATCGAGGAGGTGGATCTCCCGGGCGGCCCCGCGCCGGTCGCCGTAGAGGAGCCTCCTGCTGTCGAAGAGGCTCCCGGGATCGAGATCCCGGAGCCCACCGCCGGACGTCTGGTCCGCCTGCGCACCCGCCTGTCCCGCTCCCAGAACGCCCTCGGCAAGGGTCTGCTCACGCTGCTGTCGCGCGAGCACCTGGACGAGGAGACCTGGGAGGAGATCGAGGACACGCTGCTCACCGCCGACGTCGGCGTCCAGCCCACCCAGGAACTGGTCGAGGGCCTTCGCGAGCGCGTGAAGGTGCTCGGCACCCGCACCCCCGAGGAGCTGCGCGGCCTGCTGCGCGAGGAGCTGCTCAAGCTGGTCGGCACCGACGTCGACCGCACGGTCAGGACCGAGCCCGAGGACCGCAAGCCCGGCATCGTGATGGTCGTCGGCGTCAACGGCACCGGCAAGACCACCACCACCGGCAAGCTCGCGCGCGTGCTCGTCGCCGACGGCCGCACCGTCGTGCTCGGCGCCGCCGACACCTTCCGTGCCGCCGCCGCCGACCAGCTCCAGACCTGGGGCGAGCGCGTCGGCGCCCACACCGTGCGCGGCCCCGAGGCCGGTGACCCGGCCTCCGTGGCCTTCGACGCGGTCAAGGAGGGCAAGGAGATGGGGGTCGACGTGGTCCTCATCGACACCGCCGGCCGCCTGCACACCAAGACCGGCCTGATGGACGAGCTGGGCAAGGTCAAGCGGGTCGTGGAGAAGCACGCGCCGCTCGACGAGGTGCTGCTGGTGCTCGACGCCACCACCGGCCAGAACGGTCTGGTGCAGGCTCGGGTCTTCGCCGAGGTCGTGGACATCACCGGCATCGTGCTGACCAAGCTCGACGGCACGGCCAAGGGCGGCATCGTCGTCGCGGTCCAGCGCGAGCTGGGCGTGCCGGTCAAGCTGGTCGGCCTCGGCGAGGGCGCGGACGACCTGGCGCCGTTCGAGCCGGAGGCGTTCGTGGACGCGCTGATCGGTGAGTGA
- a CDS encoding cytosine permease, giving the protein MSKTVETEGALETRGIEQVPDHERTAKTRELFPTWVGANISVLLLTMGASLVVAYHLNIWQALVVAVAAPVVSYGLVGLIGIAGKRGGAPGMALSRAVFGQRGNLLPGSLIWVARWGWETINAVTGAYAMLTILDILFGLKANSVLDMVMLLIFVVATFAISGLGINAVQKCNKYATYLFGVFSVLVLVYLAVNTNWSKVMHHSAGSTAAVITGIGMIAAGGVSWIPTAPDFTRYLPRTASSKAIVGTAVGGAGVVVLPMVLMGAVMAVSTPDLASATDPVSFLGEILPTWIAVPYLFIALIGMLLINSMSMYSAGFTAQTLGIKVPRHWAVSVNAVISLVFGGVLMLVATSFMGSFIAFLSLLAVAFSAWVGVFGADMLRRTEYDGRAMTDTTRTSAYWYKGGFSPAAVAAWAIGLVSGLMFTTSDWFTGPLAKNNVIGEYGLGWVATIVISGLLYLALPKPAVAKPAQVTEPAEERATASV; this is encoded by the coding sequence ATGAGCAAAACCGTCGAGACCGAAGGCGCTCTCGAGACCCGTGGCATCGAGCAGGTCCCGGATCACGAACGCACCGCGAAGACCCGTGAGCTGTTCCCCACCTGGGTCGGCGCCAACATCAGCGTGCTGCTGCTGACGATGGGCGCGAGCCTCGTCGTGGCGTACCACCTGAACATCTGGCAGGCGCTGGTGGTCGCGGTGGCCGCGCCGGTCGTGTCGTACGGCCTGGTCGGGCTGATCGGCATCGCCGGCAAGCGGGGCGGCGCGCCCGGCATGGCGCTGTCGCGCGCGGTCTTCGGCCAGCGCGGCAACCTGCTGCCCGGCTCGCTGATCTGGGTCGCGCGCTGGGGCTGGGAGACGATCAACGCGGTCACCGGCGCCTACGCGATGCTCACCATCCTGGACATCCTGTTCGGCCTGAAGGCGAACAGCGTGCTGGACATGGTGATGCTGCTGATCTTCGTCGTCGCGACCTTCGCGATCTCGGGTCTTGGCATCAACGCCGTGCAGAAGTGCAACAAGTACGCGACGTACCTCTTCGGCGTCTTCTCCGTGCTCGTCCTGGTCTATCTGGCGGTGAACACGAACTGGTCGAAGGTGATGCACCACAGCGCGGGCTCCACGGCCGCCGTGATCACCGGCATCGGCATGATCGCGGCCGGCGGCGTCAGCTGGATCCCGACCGCGCCGGACTTCACCCGCTACCTGCCGCGCACGGCCTCGTCGAAGGCGATCGTGGGCACGGCGGTCGGCGGCGCCGGTGTCGTCGTCCTGCCCATGGTCCTGATGGGCGCGGTGATGGCGGTCTCCACGCCGGACCTGGCCTCGGCCACCGACCCGGTGTCCTTCCTCGGCGAGATCCTTCCGACGTGGATCGCGGTGCCGTACCTGTTCATCGCGCTGATCGGCATGCTGCTCATCAACTCGATGTCGATGTACTCGGCGGGCTTCACCGCGCAGACCCTCGGCATCAAGGTGCCGCGGCACTGGGCGGTCTCGGTGAACGCCGTGATCTCGCTGGTCTTCGGCGGGGTGCTGATGCTGGTGGCGACGAGCTTCATGGGCTCCTTCATCGCCTTCCTGTCGCTGCTGGCGGTCGCCTTCTCCGCCTGGGTCGGTGTCTTCGGCGCGGACATGCTGCGCCGCACCGAGTACGACGGCCGGGCCATGACCGACACCACACGCACCAGCGCCTACTGGTACAAGGGCGGCTTCTCCCCCGCGGCCGTCGCCGCCTGGGCGATCGGCCTGGTCTCGGGCCTGATGTTCACGACCTCGGACTGGTTCACCGGCCCGCTCGCGAAGAACAACGTCATCGGCGAGTACGGCCTCGGCTGGGTCGCCACGATCGTGATCTCGGGCCTGCTGTACCTGGCCCTGCCGAAGCCGGCGGTGGCAAAGCCCGCGCAGGTCACCGAGCCGGCCGAGGAGCGCGCGACCGCCTCCGTGTGA
- a CDS encoding LLM class flavin-dependent oxidoreductase has protein sequence MPVTVVRFNLVAPGATPAALSARYRAALEMAAYADEHGISTVQTEEHHGAGNNWLPSPFAFAGAVFGATRRIAVTVSAMIGPLHDPLRLAEEIAVLDLLSGGRLVTVAGIGYRPEEYALFGVDFRRRGRLQDELLQTLLKAWSGEEFTYRGRIVRLTPRPFTDPHPLLLVGGSSKAAARRAARLGLPFFPSAHLPELEAYYKEKLTEYGTEGWVMMPAAKTPLLHVAEDPDRAWAHYGEHLLHEARTYASWQSGQVRSAVKSAAATVQDLRAEGVYRIVTPQQCVDQGLDSLVLHPLVGGMPVEEGWRSLRLFAERVLPELGG, from the coding sequence ATGCCCGTCACGGTCGTCCGTTTCAACCTCGTCGCTCCCGGCGCCACCCCCGCCGCCCTCTCGGCCCGCTACCGGGCCGCCCTGGAGATGGCCGCGTACGCCGACGAGCACGGGATCAGCACCGTGCAGACCGAGGAGCACCACGGCGCCGGGAACAACTGGCTGCCGTCGCCGTTCGCGTTCGCGGGCGCGGTGTTCGGGGCGACCCGCCGGATCGCGGTGACGGTGTCGGCGATGATCGGCCCGCTGCACGATCCGCTGCGGCTGGCCGAGGAGATCGCGGTGCTGGACCTGCTGAGCGGCGGGCGGCTGGTGACGGTGGCCGGGATCGGCTACCGGCCCGAGGAGTACGCCCTGTTCGGCGTGGACTTCAGGCGCCGGGGCCGGCTCCAGGACGAGCTGCTGCAGACCCTCCTGAAGGCGTGGTCCGGCGAGGAGTTCACGTACCGCGGCCGTATCGTACGGCTCACCCCGCGTCCGTTCACCGATCCGCATCCGCTGCTGCTGGTCGGCGGCTCCTCGAAGGCCGCCGCCCGCCGGGCCGCCCGGCTGGGCCTGCCGTTCTTCCCGAGCGCGCATCTGCCGGAGCTGGAGGCGTACTACAAGGAGAAGCTCACGGAGTACGGCACCGAGGGCTGGGTCATGATGCCCGCGGCCAAGACCCCGCTCCTGCACGTGGCCGAGGACCCGGACCGGGCGTGGGCACACTACGGCGAGCACCTCCTGCACGAGGCGCGGACGTACGCCTCCTGGCAGTCGGGGCAGGTCCGCTCGGCGGTGAAGTCGGCGGCCGCGACGGTTCAGGACCTGCGCGCGGAGGGGGTGTACCGGATCGTCACCCCGCAGCAGTGCGTCGACCAGGGGCTGGACAGTCTCGTCCTGCATCCGCTGGTGGGCGGGATGCCGGTCGAGGAGGGATGGCGGAGCCTGCGGCTGTTCGCGGAACGGGTCCTGCCCGAGCTGGGCGGCTGA
- a CDS encoding sugar porter family MFS transporter — MTSTTQAPQSGARTAQPEHLGHVIFIAAAAAMGGFLFGYDSSVINGAVEAIRTKYDIGSAALAQVIAIALIGCAIGAAYAGRIADRIGRIRVMQIAAVLFTVSAVGSALPFALWDFALWRVVGGFAIGMASVIGPAYIAEVAPPAYRGRLGSFQQAAIVIGIAISQLVNWGLLNAAGGNQRGHLMGLEAWQVMLGVMVVPAVLYGLLSFAIPESPRFLLSVGRRERAKEILAEVEGEGADLDARVAEIEHAMKSEHKSTFKDLLGGGFFFKPIVWIGIGLSVFQQFVGINVAFYYSSTLWQSVGVDPTDSFFYSFTTSIINIVGTVIAMIFVDRVGRRPLALIGSVGMAVGLALEAWAFSSHLVDGKLPATQGWVALIAAHLFVLFFALSWGVVVWVMLGEMFPNKIRAAALGVAAAAQWIANWAITASFPSLADWNLSGTYVIYAVFAALSIPFVLKFVKETKGKSLEEMG; from the coding sequence GTGACCAGCACAACGCAGGCACCTCAGTCAGGAGCCAGGACGGCTCAGCCCGAGCATCTCGGGCACGTCATCTTCATCGCGGCGGCTGCCGCCATGGGCGGTTTCCTCTTCGGTTACGACAGCTCCGTGATCAACGGCGCGGTCGAGGCCATCCGCACCAAGTACGACATCGGCTCCGCCGCCCTCGCCCAGGTCATCGCGATCGCCCTGATCGGCTGTGCCATCGGTGCCGCGTACGCCGGCCGCATAGCCGACCGGATCGGCCGTATCCGGGTCATGCAGATCGCCGCCGTGCTGTTCACGGTGAGCGCCGTCGGCTCGGCGCTGCCCTTCGCGCTGTGGGACTTCGCCCTCTGGCGCGTCGTCGGCGGCTTCGCCATCGGCATGGCCTCCGTCATCGGCCCCGCCTACATCGCCGAGGTCGCCCCGCCCGCCTACCGCGGCCGGCTCGGCTCCTTCCAGCAGGCGGCGATCGTCATCGGCATCGCCATCTCGCAGCTGGTCAACTGGGGCCTGCTGAACGCCGCCGGCGGCAACCAGCGCGGCCACCTGATGGGCCTGGAGGCCTGGCAGGTCATGCTCGGCGTCATGGTCGTCCCGGCCGTCCTGTACGGCCTGCTCTCCTTCGCGATCCCCGAGTCCCCGCGCTTCCTGCTCTCCGTCGGCCGGCGTGAGCGCGCCAAGGAGATCCTCGCCGAGGTCGAGGGCGAGGGCGCCGACCTGGACGCCCGCGTCGCCGAGATCGAGCACGCGATGAAGAGCGAGCACAAGTCCACGTTCAAGGACCTGCTCGGCGGCGGCTTCTTCTTCAAGCCGATCGTCTGGATCGGCATCGGCCTGTCGGTCTTCCAGCAGTTCGTCGGCATCAACGTCGCGTTCTACTACTCCTCGACGCTGTGGCAGTCGGTCGGCGTCGACCCGACGGACTCGTTCTTCTACTCCTTCACGACGTCGATCATCAACATCGTCGGCACCGTGATCGCGATGATCTTCGTGGACCGCGTCGGCCGCCGGCCGCTCGCGCTCATCGGCTCGGTCGGCATGGCCGTCGGTCTCGCCCTGGAGGCCTGGGCGTTCTCCTCCCACCTGGTCGACGGCAAGCTCCCCGCCACCCAGGGCTGGGTCGCCCTGATCGCCGCCCACCTGTTCGTCCTCTTCTTCGCCCTGTCCTGGGGTGTGGTCGTCTGGGTCATGCTCGGCGAGATGTTCCCGAACAAGATCCGCGCCGCCGCCCTGGGCGTGGCCGCGGCCGCGCAGTGGATCGCCAACTGGGCCATCACCGCGAGCTTCCCGTCGCTGGCCGACTGGAACCTGTCCGGCACGTACGTCATCTACGCCGTCTTCGCGGCGCTCTCCATCCCGTTCGTCCTGAAGTTCGTCAAGGAGACGAAGGGCAAGTCGCTGGAGGAGATGGGCTGA